Proteins encoded within one genomic window of Halocatena marina:
- a CDS encoding cupin domain-containing protein — protein MGSTTKLEMNSTAETVTFGRTLVDGEPIDDGLTFPKDSPTVELLATATTPLFSNPQLGEYGAGLVTPEETDGAYTRGLGIFPPGADGPAEHVHPNYDETFEVVEGEFVIQLPGESRTLTAGESVTVETGTPHAFRNESESYASCIIEARPAGRLGDVIALLFGLAHDGKLTESGRPSFLQAMVMADEMGDDTVFTSPPPVVQNVLATVFSPIGRLLGYRATYPEYEDEAFWNARVEQLPDLS, from the coding sequence ATGGGTTCTACGACCAAATTGGAGATGAATTCTACGGCAGAGACAGTAACCTTTGGACGCACGCTCGTGGACGGAGAGCCGATCGACGATGGATTGACCTTCCCGAAAGACAGCCCAACAGTGGAGTTGCTGGCAACGGCGACCACGCCGCTGTTCTCGAATCCACAGTTAGGCGAGTACGGAGCGGGTCTCGTGACTCCAGAGGAAACCGACGGTGCATACACACGGGGACTGGGAATTTTCCCACCTGGGGCAGACGGGCCAGCAGAACACGTCCACCCGAACTACGATGAGACGTTCGAAGTCGTCGAAGGCGAGTTCGTCATCCAACTGCCGGGCGAATCTCGGACACTCACTGCTGGCGAGAGCGTGACCGTAGAGACAGGGACACCACACGCGTTCCGAAACGAGTCAGAGTCGTACGCGTCCTGCATCATCGAGGCCCGTCCAGCGGGTCGGTTGGGAGATGTTATCGCCCTGCTGTTTGGCCTCGCACACGACGGAAAACTCACAGAGTCGGGCCGGCCCTCGTTCTTACAAGCGATGGTGATGGCAGACGAGATGGGTGACGATACGGTCTTCACGTCGCCACCACCAGTCGTACAGAACGTGCTGGCAACGGTATTCAGTCCGATCGGTCGTCTTTTGGGATACCGAGCGACGTATCCAGAGTATGAAGACGAAGCCTTCTGGAATGCACGCGTCGAACAATTGCCAGACCTCTCATAA
- a CDS encoding ComEC/Rec2 family competence protein: MAGEPLANGRREIYTLNVGQADAHAIITEDGTLNLIDADTTDVGDELDTIVDRRTTPETETGKIPVETFAVTHLHYDHSDGIETLYDHGYEIQHVIEPDEKRYAIRDRETGKPPRGVKATVNDAYARGLKKHDIESITQVSEGESLSPGWVGQVVAPPNDPGELEFTSPATGRKNTLKATGANANSLAFKTEGEQSVLFMGDVEDTGGLNGESQVMHQHDSEESDVNLDADILVLAHHGSNNATSGEFLDRVDPDITVISSGLHNKHTSENQHDAHPHDATLKRLHDQEIDVYWTPGHGTLRTDLDTEATRPKPTTDLETTSAADVAALKYYCREHDVSPEQIVALTPDHLPEETPAWVADAAPMMVESTEEVVDEAIANGESVEDLRQTLDPTPDAHDQLKKSVQADRDEHVTTRADVNRNREAFFSAKRAEDAYKRLPLHTRLRANLPNRFGGIEHPLADVPSPDEVDGPRKVEEVPRAVQHSPAAKKRDKRGIVIDKQLLAAEDAADEAVDTAETSETLCHRLRDTPGAHQDFLYAIDTPDAHTKHKPEEDLSESLEQTNQRERTQKRDVSLGL, translated from the coding sequence ATGGCCGGTGAGCCGTTGGCTAATGGACGACGAGAGATCTACACACTGAATGTCGGGCAGGCAGACGCACATGCAATTATCACTGAAGACGGGACGCTCAATCTGATCGATGCCGATACAACAGACGTCGGCGATGAACTCGATACCATCGTAGACAGACGGACAACGCCCGAGACGGAGACAGGAAAAATCCCGGTCGAAACGTTTGCTGTTACGCATCTTCATTACGACCATTCAGATGGTATTGAGACATTGTATGATCACGGCTATGAGATACAGCACGTCATCGAGCCTGACGAAAAGCGGTATGCAATACGTGATCGAGAGACCGGAAAACCACCCAGAGGCGTGAAAGCGACTGTCAACGATGCATATGCTCGTGGGTTGAAAAAACACGATATTGAGAGCATTACACAGGTCTCAGAAGGCGAATCCCTCTCACCGGGCTGGGTCGGTCAGGTCGTTGCTCCACCCAATGACCCGGGAGAACTCGAATTCACCAGCCCTGCAACCGGACGGAAGAATACACTCAAAGCGACTGGAGCCAACGCAAACAGCCTCGCCTTCAAAACGGAGGGTGAGCAGTCGGTGTTGTTTATGGGCGATGTCGAGGACACCGGCGGACTCAACGGCGAAAGTCAGGTGATGCACCAGCACGACAGCGAGGAAAGCGATGTGAATCTCGATGCTGATATTCTCGTGCTCGCCCACCACGGCTCGAACAACGCGACTAGTGGTGAGTTTCTCGATCGAGTCGATCCAGATATAACCGTAATTTCGAGTGGTCTACACAATAAGCACACGAGCGAGAACCAGCACGACGCCCATCCCCACGATGCGACTCTCAAGCGACTGCACGACCAAGAGATCGATGTCTACTGGACGCCGGGTCACGGAACACTCCGGACCGACCTAGACACAGAGGCGACCCGGCCAAAACCAACGACCGATCTCGAAACGACGAGCGCCGCTGATGTGGCCGCGCTGAAGTACTACTGCCGAGAACACGACGTCTCGCCGGAACAGATCGTGGCACTCACCCCAGACCACTTGCCTGAAGAAACGCCCGCGTGGGTAGCCGACGCCGCACCGATGATGGTCGAGTCGACCGAGGAGGTCGTGGACGAAGCGATTGCGAACGGCGAATCCGTTGAGGATCTCCGACAGACGCTCGATCCAACGCCAGACGCGCACGATCAGCTCAAGAAGAGCGTACAAGCCGATCGAGACGAACACGTGACGACCAGAGCAGACGTGAACCGGAACCGGGAGGCGTTTTTCAGCGCCAAACGGGCAGAAGATGCCTACAAGCGGCTCCCACTGCACACGCGGCTCCGGGCGAACCTTCCAAACCGATTCGGGGGGATCGAGCACCCGCTAGCAGACGTTCCTTCACCCGACGAGGTCGATGGGCCCCGCAAGGTCGAGGAGGTCCCACGAGCCGTTCAACATTCCCCCGCAGCCAAAAAACGTGACAAGAGAGGAATCGTCATCGACAAACAGCTCTTAGCGGCCGAAGACGCCGCTGACGAGGCCGTGGACACCGCCGAAACGAGTGAAACGTTGTGTCACCGCCTCCGAGACACCCCTGGCGCACACCAAGACTTCCTCTATGCGATCGACACTCCCGACGCACATACCAAGCACAAACCCGAAGAAGATCTCTCCGAATCACTGGAACAGACGAACCAGCGAGAACGAACGCAGAAACGAGATGTCTCACTGGGACTCTGA